From a region of the Fervidicoccaceae archaeon genome:
- a CDS encoding LysE family transporter, with product MSHEKLLSHRGGLKLLDAVLQGIALGISLAAPPGPVNAIIASKSLRSWKRGASVGFGALTADLIFMIMSVYLGYLIPPKFMPAISLLGFAFLAWLAYGVLKSSASYTEKVKEKSGSSYFTGLAMGLTNPFQIMWWVTVGVSLVKSLGLQIFLGFVFGIASWVISFSYLINRFGFSRKFAVAIKWFSFITLSAFSIYLLYTAVTLLI from the coding sequence ATGTCCCACGAAAAACTTCTTTCCCACCGTGGAGGGCTCAAGTTGCTAGATGCTGTCCTTCAGGGAATTGCTCTGGGAATAAGTCTTGCTGCTCCTCCTGGGCCTGTTAATGCTATAATAGCCTCAAAGAGCCTGAGGAGCTGGAAAAGAGGAGCATCGGTTGGATTCGGTGCACTTACTGCAGATTTGATATTTATGATAATGAGCGTCTATCTTGGTTATCTTATCCCACCTAAATTTATGCCCGCAATCTCTCTTCTCGGATTCGCCTTTCTTGCTTGGCTTGCTTATGGGGTCCTCAAGTCCTCTGCTTCATACACGGAAAAAGTAAAGGAAAAAAGCGGATCTAGCTATTTTACTGGGCTGGCCATGGGTCTAACAAACCCATTCCAGATAATGTGGTGGGTTACAGTTGGAGTTTCTCTTGTGAAAAGCCTCGGTCTCCAAATATTTTTGGGCTTCGTTTTTGGTATAGCTTCCTGGGTGATATCTTTCTCTTATCTGATTAACAGGTTTGGCTTCTCTCGAAAGTTTGCTGTAGCAATAAAATGGTTCAGCTTTATAACACTGTCGGCATTCTCAATATACTTGTTGTATACAGCCGTGACTCTCCTCATTTAG
- a CDS encoding Xaa-Pro peptidase family protein: MRASEMVEKKIKLVRRALEGSGAQGALIVNRGNFLYLTGVDAGGVIYIEQDTDEIIALVPLMEFWKVSTAVEGKMQVYAVSKIAFNSHPDYPVILGSVADAVSKISEGIESLAVDSDPILLNSFQEVLKKKRVVNASREITMVRRIKMTEEIELISKASEISERALERIINILRPGLSEKEIYAELLSTIFREGADALAFDPIVAIEENASNPHAIPGERKLRRGNAVVFDLGAKKGSYCSDMTRTILFGASSYRPLLESLISAYSESLDMLRAGIPAKEVDLKARSALSWRRLDINFIHSLGHGVGVEVHEPPTLSPASEEVLMEGDVVTIEPGFYIPRKLGMRVENTVVVTENGGKPLNRMDVLIEV, translated from the coding sequence TTGAGAGCATCTGAAATGGTTGAAAAGAAAATAAAGCTCGTTAGGAGGGCTCTCGAGGGAAGCGGTGCCCAGGGAGCCCTGATAGTAAACAGAGGGAACTTTCTCTATCTTACCGGAGTTGACGCTGGAGGAGTAATATACATAGAACAAGACACCGATGAAATCATAGCATTAGTCCCCCTGATGGAATTTTGGAAAGTAAGCACGGCTGTTGAGGGAAAAATGCAGGTTTATGCTGTAAGCAAAATAGCATTCAACAGCCACCCAGACTATCCGGTGATATTGGGGTCTGTGGCTGACGCTGTTTCAAAAATCTCCGAAGGCATTGAAAGCCTTGCAGTAGATTCCGATCCCATTTTGCTCAACTCCTTTCAGGAAGTTTTGAAGAAAAAGAGAGTAGTTAATGCCTCCAGGGAAATCACTATGGTCAGAAGAATAAAAATGACAGAAGAAATTGAGCTAATTTCAAAAGCTTCGGAAATATCCGAAAGAGCTCTTGAAAGGATAATCAACATACTGAGACCAGGATTAAGCGAAAAGGAGATCTATGCAGAGCTTCTTTCCACTATATTTAGAGAGGGTGCTGATGCTTTGGCATTCGATCCGATTGTTGCTATAGAAGAAAATGCCTCAAACCCACATGCTATCCCTGGAGAAAGGAAGCTGAGGAGGGGGAATGCTGTTGTCTTTGACCTAGGTGCGAAAAAGGGTTCATATTGTTCAGATATGACAAGAACTATTCTCTTTGGAGCATCATCCTATAGGCCCTTGCTTGAGTCCCTTATTTCTGCCTATTCCGAATCGTTGGATATGCTTAGGGCTGGAATACCTGCAAAGGAGGTGGACCTAAAGGCGAGGAGTGCTCTTTCATGGAGGAGACTGGACATCAACTTCATACACTCACTGGGTCATGGTGTAGGAGTTGAGGTCCATGAGCCACCAACATTGTCCCCTGCAAGCGAGGAAGTCCTCATGGAGGGAGATGTTGTGACCATAGAGCCTGGATTCTATATACCGAGAAAGCTCGGCATGAGAGTGGAAAATACTGTAGTTGTTACAGAGAATGGGGGGAAGCCTTTGAACAGAATGGATGTGTTGATTGAAGTTTGA
- a CDS encoding CoA-binding protein, whose amino-acid sequence MSSDSDLSKIEKLFKPKTIAVVGASRNVAKIGGTILKNILVNGFSGKVYAVNPDATEIMGVPSYPSLLDIPDEVDHAVISIPADKVPEVVEQAGRKGVKVLTIISSGFKETGRADLEEKIVELGKKYGVRILGPNIFGVVYTPTNLNATFGPEKVLKGKIAFLTQSGALGIALMAWTAMEGIGLSSIVSLGNMADIDPVDLAKFFEKDENTKVIAMYLEGISTGRGQSFLNEFRKITKSKPVIALKAGRSERGTRAIASHTGSLAGSDAMYDSAFKQSGILRANDIEQLFDWAKMLASVESFELKGKGFVIITNGGGMGVMATDAAELNGLPLLEMTDSLKQQFRKSMPWFGSPNNPIDLTGQASADSYEGAIRTALESDAITGAVIMYCEVGFLDPIELARKIAYTLKTYNVKKKPVNVVMLGGEKTREAGRMLDREGIPSYNIPERAVSAMAAFYKYAKYRADSSQP is encoded by the coding sequence ATGAGCTCAGATTCGGATCTCAGCAAGATAGAGAAGCTCTTTAAACCGAAAACAATAGCAGTTGTTGGAGCGAGCAGAAATGTAGCAAAAATCGGAGGAACTATTCTGAAGAACATTCTGGTCAATGGGTTCAGTGGGAAAGTATATGCTGTCAATCCAGACGCCACTGAAATAATGGGAGTCCCAAGTTATCCATCTCTTCTCGATATACCTGATGAAGTTGATCATGCGGTCATTTCCATTCCAGCAGACAAGGTACCTGAAGTCGTGGAGCAAGCTGGCAGGAAAGGGGTGAAAGTTCTCACAATAATATCATCAGGATTCAAGGAAACAGGTAGAGCAGACCTTGAGGAGAAAATAGTTGAGCTTGGTAAGAAATACGGCGTGAGAATTTTGGGCCCGAACATTTTCGGAGTGGTTTACACTCCAACAAACCTTAATGCTACATTCGGTCCAGAGAAAGTGCTGAAAGGAAAGATAGCCTTCCTTACTCAGAGTGGCGCGCTTGGAATAGCACTCATGGCATGGACTGCAATGGAGGGGATAGGACTATCCTCTATTGTAAGTTTAGGAAACATGGCTGACATAGATCCAGTGGATCTGGCCAAGTTCTTTGAGAAGGATGAGAACACCAAGGTAATAGCAATGTACTTGGAGGGGATATCAACAGGAAGAGGTCAAAGCTTTCTAAATGAGTTCAGAAAGATCACGAAGAGCAAGCCGGTCATAGCGCTTAAGGCAGGAAGATCAGAGAGAGGTACAAGGGCTATAGCGAGCCACACTGGAAGCTTAGCTGGAAGTGATGCTATGTATGATTCAGCATTCAAGCAGTCAGGTATATTGCGAGCAAATGACATTGAACAGCTATTTGACTGGGCAAAAATGCTGGCAAGCGTGGAGAGCTTTGAGCTGAAAGGAAAGGGTTTTGTAATAATAACTAACGGCGGCGGAATGGGTGTTATGGCAACCGATGCTGCTGAGCTCAACGGACTGCCTCTACTTGAGATGACAGATAGTTTGAAGCAGCAGTTCAGAAAGAGCATGCCATGGTTTGGCTCACCAAACAACCCAATAGATCTGACTGGACAGGCATCAGCAGATAGCTATGAGGGAGCAATCAGGACAGCTCTTGAAAGCGATGCAATAACCGGGGCTGTAATAATGTATTGCGAGGTTGGCTTCCTAGATCCAATAGAGCTTGCAAGAAAGATCGCATATACTCTGAAGACTTACAACGTGAAGAAGAAGCCTGTAAATGTTGTAATGCTCGGCGGTGAAAAGACCAGGGAGGCTGGAAGGATGCTTGATAGAGAGGGAATACCAAGCTATAACATACCAGAAAGAGCAGTCTCAGCAATGGCAGCTTTCTACAAGTATGCTAAGTACAGAGCCGATTCATCCCAGCCGTAG
- a CDS encoding DUF1512 domain-containing protein, with the protein MSSTITDWISAISQLAFLVIFMLLFLGFNQKFQIYISSRNIKMKLGILEKMMNDSQSKTMSYMRNLGLEKPEQVVERGINYFTIEPVSIEPTDIIKRMDVLFSTREERLEGIIKEALPNAGKVERSIASTALEISAALTFVYKYVRHLLITGQKTNNWILIMQLEMVLPTIIKQAEAYSKALDVFLEGKPIGDGAGALLVQRLVGPSATPTEIVKDTVYYESQIENRKVYLIKASGPESNVGHPGFAVEELLRKLSERNEKVGMIITVDAALKLEGEPTGEVAEGAGAAIGDVGPEKIRIERAASAYGVPLHAIIVKMSMEEAILTMKKEISDAVEKAVERVKELVRKAPEGQSVIIAGIGNTVGIL; encoded by the coding sequence TTGTCCTCAACAATAACTGATTGGATATCGGCTATTTCACAGTTAGCCTTTCTAGTCATATTCATGCTACTCTTCTTGGGATTCAATCAGAAATTCCAGATATACATATCATCGAGAAACATAAAAATGAAGCTTGGAATTTTGGAGAAAATGATGAATGACTCACAGAGCAAGACAATGAGCTATATGAGGAATTTAGGGCTGGAGAAACCGGAACAAGTTGTAGAGAGAGGAATAAACTACTTCACAATTGAGCCAGTCAGCATAGAACCGACTGACATAATAAAGAGGATGGATGTTCTCTTTTCGACGAGGGAGGAGAGGCTAGAGGGAATAATTAAGGAAGCCCTCCCAAATGCTGGAAAGGTTGAGAGAAGCATAGCCTCCACAGCCCTAGAGATAAGCGCAGCGCTCACCTTTGTGTACAAATATGTGAGGCATCTATTAATCACAGGGCAGAAAACAAACAACTGGATACTGATAATGCAGTTGGAAATGGTTCTTCCAACCATAATAAAACAGGCAGAGGCATACAGCAAAGCTCTCGATGTATTCTTGGAAGGAAAGCCGATTGGAGATGGGGCTGGAGCACTTCTTGTTCAAAGGCTTGTTGGACCATCTGCTACTCCAACAGAGATTGTCAAAGATACTGTGTACTATGAAAGCCAAATAGAGAATAGAAAAGTATATCTAATCAAGGCAAGCGGTCCGGAGAGCAACGTAGGGCACCCGGGCTTCGCTGTAGAGGAGCTTCTTAGAAAGCTGAGCGAGAGAAATGAAAAAGTTGGGATGATAATTACAGTTGATGCGGCACTTAAGCTGGAGGGTGAGCCTACAGGAGAAGTAGCTGAAGGAGCTGGAGCTGCTATAGGTGATGTTGGTCCAGAGAAGATAAGAATAGAAAGGGCAGCATCTGCTTATGGAGTGCCTCTCCATGCCATAATTGTGAAAATGAGCATGGAGGAAGCAATATTGACCATGAAGAAGGAAATAAGCGATGCTGTTGAGAAAGCTGTAGAGAGAGTGAAGGAACTAGTTAGAAAAGCACCAGAGGGGCAGAGCGTAATAATTGCAGGAATAGGAAATACTGTAGGAATTTTGTGA
- a CDS encoding metallophosphoesterase family protein, with translation MKILQLGDIHCNVANLKRLREESASLQFDLLAVHGDVECNGDVVDLLKAISSSIVFVPGNMDDISIAKEFSRENFNIDSKVIELDNYVIAGIGGLSFYSSYTRVKEMLPLYRGRDIIILSHHPPLSTSTDLAMGSVHAGLPELRELDEEFGAILHMHGHIHESFGYEIIGQTLIVNPGALKSGRYALIDVEKRNVALMRLK, from the coding sequence TTGAAGATCCTCCAGCTGGGGGACATTCACTGTAATGTAGCAAACTTAAAAAGATTGAGGGAGGAAAGCGCATCCCTGCAGTTTGATTTGTTAGCAGTCCATGGAGATGTTGAATGCAATGGAGACGTGGTTGATCTACTTAAGGCGATTTCCTCTTCAATTGTTTTCGTTCCAGGGAACATGGACGATATCTCTATAGCAAAGGAGTTCTCGAGGGAAAATTTCAACATTGATTCGAAGGTCATTGAATTGGACAACTATGTGATAGCAGGAATAGGTGGGTTGAGCTTTTACTCATCATACACAAGAGTGAAGGAGATGCTTCCTCTTTATAGAGGAAGAGATATAATTATTCTCTCTCATCATCCTCCTCTATCCACATCCACGGATCTTGCCATGGGCTCTGTGCATGCAGGACTCCCTGAGTTAAGGGAGCTGGATGAAGAATTTGGAGCTATATTGCATATGCACGGACATATACATGAATCGTTTGGATATGAGATAATCGGTCAAACACTTATAGTAAACCCTGGTGCACTAAAGAGCGGAAGATATGCATTAATCGATGTAGAGAAGAGAAATGTAGCGCTTATGAGGCTGAAATAG